From Salvelinus fontinalis isolate EN_2023a chromosome 37, ASM2944872v1, whole genome shotgun sequence, the proteins below share one genomic window:
- the LOC129836278 gene encoding core histone macro-H2A.2-like, which produces MSARGGKKKSTKLSRSARAGVIFPVGRMMRYLRTGTHKYRIGMGAPVYMAAVIEYLAAEILELAGNAARDNKKGRITPRHIKLAVANDEELNQLLRGVTISNGGVLPRIHPELLSKKRGSRVKVDTQVTVPEKRAERVKSIKKPTTKKGKGKPGRKQRKNTENDKEAVVANSTVEDGPGDGFTILSAKSLFLGQKLSLTESEISKIGTIKVEGIINPTNAEMDLKEGVGSALEKAGGRDFLEAVKELRKAQGPLEVASVAVSQASGMPARFVIHCNIPQWGSEKCEDQLEKTVKACLSAAEEKKLKSVAFPSLPAGRNGFPKQTAAQLILKAISNHFVSATTSSLKNIYFVLFDSESIGIYLQEMAKLDAK; this is translated from the exons ATGTCAGCCCGAGGAGGAAAGAAGAAGAGCACCAAACTGTCCCGCTCCGCCAGAGCAGGGGTCATCTTTCCTGTGGGGAGGATGATGAGGTATCTACGCACAGGGACGCACAAGTACCGCATCGGCATGGGGGCACCCGTCTACATGGCAGCCGTCATAGAGTACCTGGCAG CTGAGATTTTGGAGTTGGCAGGGAATGCAGCAAGGGACAACAAAAAAGGCAGAATAACTCCTCGGCACATTAAACTGGCTGTCGCCAACGATGAGGAGCTCAACCAG CTTCTCAGAGGGGTGACCATATCAAACGGAGGGGTCCTGCCTCGCATCCACCCTGAGCTGCTGTCCAAGAAGAGGGGCAGCCGAGTGAAAGTGGACACTCAGGTGACTGTGCCAGAGAAGAGGGCGGAACGCGTCAAGAGCATCAAGAAACCTACCACCAAAAAAGGCAAAGGCAAACCAGGCCGAAAGCAGAGG AAAAACACGGAAAACGACAAAGAGGCTGTTGTAGCTAACTCAACAGTGGAAGATGGGCCAGGTGATGGATTCACTATCCTCTCAGCGAAAAGCCTGTTCCTTGGACAAAAG CTTTCACTAACAGAGAGTGAAATTAGCAAAATTGGAACCATCAAGGTGGAGGGAATCATCAACCCCACAAATGCAGAGATGGACCTCAAAGAGGGAGTGG GCAGTGCCCTGGAGAAGGCAGGGGGGCGAGACTTCTTGGAGGCAGTGAAAGAACTGCGGAAAGCACAGGGACCTTTGGAGGTAGCATCAG TTGCGGTGAGCCAGGCCAGTGGGATGCCAGCTCGTTTTGTCATCCACTGTAACATCCCTCAATGGGGCTCAGAGAAGTGTGAGGACCAGCTGGAGAAGACTGTCAAGGCCTgcctctctgctgcagaggagaagAAACTCAAGTCTGTTGCCTTCCCCTCACTTCCTGCTGGCCG GAATGGATTCCCAAAGCAAACAGCCGCCCAGCTGATCCTCAAGGCCATCTCCAACCATTTTGTCTCTGCGACGACCTCCTCCCTGAAAAACATTTACTTTGTACTGTTTGACAGCGAGAGCATCGGAATATACCTTCAGGAAATGGCCAAGCTGGATGCCAAGTGA